A window of the Nisaea acidiphila genome harbors these coding sequences:
- a CDS encoding corrinoid protein: protein MAEEDDIVLSELDDEELVQQMHDDLYDGLKDEVEEGVNILLERGWTPYKVLTEALVEGMRIVGIDFRDGILFVPEVLMAANSMKAGMTILRPLLAETGAPRMGKMVIGTVKGDIHDIGKNLVSMMMEGAGFEVIDIGINNPVENYLAAIEEHKPDILGMSALLTTTMPYMKVVIDTMKEKGIRDDYIVLVGGAPLNEAFAESVGADAYCRDAAVAVETAKNLIAERERSNSAAMGVS, encoded by the coding sequence ATGGCCGAAGAAGACGATATCGTTCTGTCGGAACTGGACGATGAAGAGCTCGTGCAGCAGATGCATGACGATCTCTATGACGGCCTGAAGGATGAGGTCGAGGAGGGGGTCAACATCCTGCTCGAGCGCGGCTGGACGCCCTACAAGGTCCTGACCGAGGCGCTGGTCGAAGGTATGCGGATCGTGGGCATCGACTTCCGCGACGGTATTCTCTTCGTGCCCGAAGTTCTGATGGCCGCCAACTCGATGAAGGCCGGCATGACGATCCTCCGCCCGCTGCTTGCCGAGACCGGCGCGCCGCGCATGGGCAAGATGGTGATCGGCACGGTGAAGGGCGATATCCACGATATCGGCAAGAACCTCGTCTCCATGATGATGGAAGGCGCCGGCTTCGAGGTGATCGATATCGGGATCAACAACCCGGTGGAGAACTATCTGGCCGCGATCGAGGAGCACAAGCCGGACATCCTCGGCATGTCGGCGTTGCTCACCACCACGATGCCCTACATGAAGGTCGTGATCGACACCATGAAGGAAAAGGGTATTCGCGACGATTACATCGTGCTCGTCGGCGGAGCGCCGCTGAACGAGGCCTTCGCGGAGAGCGTTGGTGCCGATGCCTATTGCCGCGACGCTGCCGTCGCCGTGGAGACCGCGAAGAACCTGATCGCCGAGCGCGAGAGGTCCAACTCGGCCGCCATGGGCGTCAGCTGA